A genomic stretch from Cellulomonas sp. KRMCY2 includes:
- a CDS encoding tyrosine-type recombinase/integrase — MTSTELIAVDPADVVLLGTPTISREEADEILELAARAVSDGTKRAYASSWRTWTAWCTARGHEPWCTTPEHAAVLGVWIKERAGSGIAMSTITKDLAAVSKEHLDAGQSDPTAARGVRQVMKGARQKYGIAPKRRAHALTTAEIRRVLAQIDRSTLRGKRDAAIILTGFAGAMRRSELAALTVGDLDFKARGAVVTLRKSKADQEGAGVPVGLPRGQHPETDPVGALRAWIAAASIEGADPLFQRIGRRATKVMDQGLSGAAISEILIERARAAGLEDEALHVTGHSLRAGHATQAAEAKVDVVRLARTTRHVRLETLAGYIRPAEVLHDSTANDLGL, encoded by the coding sequence ATGACCAGCACAGAGCTCATCGCGGTCGACCCGGCCGACGTCGTGCTGCTCGGCACTCCGACGATCAGCCGCGAGGAGGCCGACGAGATTCTCGAGCTTGCTGCGAGGGCTGTCTCCGATGGCACGAAGCGCGCTTACGCCTCGAGCTGGCGGACCTGGACGGCGTGGTGCACCGCACGTGGGCACGAGCCGTGGTGCACCACGCCGGAGCATGCGGCCGTCCTCGGGGTGTGGATCAAGGAGCGGGCAGGGAGCGGCATCGCGATGTCCACGATCACCAAGGACCTCGCCGCGGTGTCCAAGGAGCACCTCGACGCGGGCCAATCCGACCCGACGGCCGCGCGCGGGGTCCGCCAGGTCATGAAGGGTGCCAGGCAGAAGTACGGCATCGCTCCCAAGCGTCGCGCGCACGCCCTCACTACTGCGGAGATTCGCCGGGTGCTGGCGCAGATCGACCGGTCAACCCTGCGCGGGAAGCGTGACGCGGCGATCATCCTCACGGGCTTCGCTGGTGCGATGCGCCGCTCCGAGCTCGCGGCGCTGACTGTCGGCGACCTCGACTTCAAGGCTCGTGGTGCCGTCGTCACCCTGCGCAAGTCCAAGGCTGACCAGGAAGGCGCTGGGGTGCCCGTGGGCTTGCCCCGCGGTCAGCACCCCGAGACTGACCCGGTCGGTGCCCTACGCGCGTGGATCGCGGCCGCGAGCATCGAAGGTGCCGACCCGCTGTTCCAGCGGATCGGGCGCCGGGCCACGAAAGTCATGGACCAGGGGCTGTCCGGGGCGGCGATCTCGGAGATCCTCATCGAGCGGGCACGAGCAGCCGGCCTGGAAGACGAAGCCCTCCATGTCACGGGCCACTCTCTGCGCGCGGGTCACGCGACCCAGGCCGCCGAAGCGAAGGTCGACGTGGTCCGCCTCGCGCGCACCACCCGCCACGTCCGCCTGGAAACCCTCGCCGGCTACATCAGGCCCGCTGAGGTGCTGCACGACTCCACCGCGAACGACCTCGGGCTGTGA